GACTGGCTTTCACCTGGAACGTCATACCGTGGCCTCGTAGCGGATGGGATCGGCCAGCAGGGAGAATGTCGCCGTGTTCTGCAAATTCTCGTTGACCGTTCCGGTAGGAACCTTGTTGAACGACGGGTAGGCGTAATACAGCAGGACTGCGCCGTTCGGCAGAATGCCACGCACCACCACCGGATCACGCGCGGCATCGGCCTCGATCAGCGCCTGATACCACGACTTGGACGGGTCGTAGTCCAGGTTGAACGTCAGCGTGATCGCGTTCTTGAAGGTCGGCTTTTGGCGCTGCCGGCTGCTGCGGTCTTCCACGTATTGGTACTGGAAGTACTGCTGCTCGCCGCCCGCAACCTGCACGTCGCGGACCTGGTCCAGCGGCACCCAGGTATCGACGGCGCGCACCGATCCGGCGCCCTGCCCGGGCGGGAATCGCATGGTACTGGTCGTGTCGACACCTTCCAGTTCGAAGGAGTCCGCATCGGCGTTGGCCGAACGCGCCACGGTTTCGTCCAGCTCGCTCCAGCCAGAATTGACGATCAGAATCG
Above is a genomic segment from Bordetella genomosp. 11 containing:
- a CDS encoding phage tail protein, producing MSSIFINGTLYSVSTGLAAAVAVTAVTNANPAVASAATPPADGSILIVNSGWSELDETVARSANADADSFELEGVDTTSTMRFPPGQGAGSVRAVDTWVPLDQVRDVQVAGGEQQYFQYQYVEDRSSRQRQKPTFKNAITLTFNLDYDPSKSWYQALIEADAARDPVVVRGILPNGAVLLYYAYPSFNKVPTGTVNENLQNTATFSLLADPIRYEATV